One genomic window of Desulfurococcus mucosus DSM 2162 includes the following:
- a CDS encoding pyridoxal-5'-phosphate-dependent protein subunit beta — protein MNQGTGLFSHCLKCGARSSGIHLKCPVCGGVTILEYEEASPTVDRSEASIWRYKGLLPGFPRRVSMGEGLTPLRTVDGVIVKNERKNPTGSYSDRASSVIASYIASTGWRGVLRVEYVEDFAYSLAYYTRGLVNGRILVEDPLNADADELVKAHKLGFGIEVCNSSEADLPYINPLTIEGLKTILLEIHERRLNVENIVVPVETGTLAFSLCKALRELGEMGMHPGYIVVGATLKGWGKPWLLNHCKDSIRVEEVEPAEAVESLLKLSRMGLRTKLVSALAYAVARSMGGSIAVITIGEKQVRQRRSVSGLGMEILGILEKHGDLTAYEVWRMLGKYSLRGVYKALRSLEELGLICVKHVVKGVGRKVKTYSVCEDTYIVE, from the coding sequence TTGAACCAGGGTACAGGGCTTTTTTCACACTGCCTTAAATGCGGTGCCAGGAGTAGCGGGATACATCTTAAATGCCCTGTCTGCGGAGGCGTAACAATACTGGAGTACGAGGAGGCCTCGCCCACCGTTGACAGGAGTGAGGCCAGCATCTGGAGGTACAAGGGGCTACTACCAGGCTTCCCCCGCAGGGTCTCCATGGGCGAGGGCCTAACCCCTCTTAGAACGGTTGACGGAGTGATCGTTAAGAACGAACGGAAAAACCCCACGGGCTCATACTCTGACAGGGCTTCAAGCGTTATTGCAAGCTATATTGCTTCAACAGGGTGGAGGGGTGTTCTAAGAGTGGAGTATGTTGAGGACTTCGCGTACTCTCTCGCATACTATACCCGTGGACTCGTCAACGGGAGGATCCTCGTGGAAGACCCGTTGAACGCGGATGCCGACGAGCTGGTGAAGGCACATAAGCTGGGCTTCGGGATAGAGGTGTGCAACAGTAGTGAGGCCGACCTACCCTACATTAATCCATTAACCATCGAGGGGTTGAAGACTATTCTCCTCGAGATCCATGAGAGGAGGCTTAACGTGGAGAACATAGTGGTGCCCGTTGAAACCGGTACACTGGCTTTCTCGCTCTGCAAGGCGCTCAGGGAGCTCGGCGAGATGGGAATGCATCCAGGGTACATTGTAGTTGGGGCAACACTGAAAGGGTGGGGGAAGCCATGGCTTCTAAACCACTGTAAAGACAGCATTAGAGTGGAGGAGGTGGAGCCGGCTGAAGCCGTTGAATCCCTGCTGAAGCTGAGCAGGATGGGTTTGAGGACTAAGCTGGTTTCAGCACTGGCTTACGCGGTTGCGAGATCCATGGGTGGCTCGATAGCCGTGATCACTATTGGGGAGAAGCAGGTTAGGCAGCGTAGGTCAGTCAGCGGGCTTGGCATGGAGATACTGGGGATCCTGGAGAAACACGGGGATCTCACTGCTTACGAGGTGTGGAGGATGCTTGGAAAATACAGTTTAAGAGGAGTCTACAAGGCCCTGAGATCCCTTGAGGAACTGGGGCTTATATGCGTGAAACACGTTGTCAAAGGCGTTGGAAGGAAGGTTAAAACATACTCTGTATGCGAGGACACATACATAGTCGAATAA
- the pdxT gene encoding pyridoxal 5'-phosphate synthase glutaminase subunit PdxT — protein sequence MVKVGVLALQGDYLEHYQLLRSLSGVEAVPVKHPRELEGVDALVIPGGESTTIGLLVRKKGLEEPLKQFAGEGKPILATCAGAILLAREVVDRTVGETGQYTLGLMDIAVVRNAYGRQRDSFIASVTLKDIGEVKAAFIRAPIIARAYGSAEIIGFLDDPTLGRHGVAARQGNMYAVTFHPEITGDIKLYKHIIQQAGR from the coding sequence ATGGTCAAGGTCGGCGTTCTCGCATTGCAGGGGGATTACCTGGAGCACTACCAGTTGCTCCGCTCGCTGAGCGGCGTCGAGGCAGTCCCCGTGAAGCATCCCAGGGAGCTTGAAGGAGTCGACGCACTAGTAATACCTGGAGGAGAGTCCACCACTATAGGTCTACTCGTGAGGAAAAAGGGCTTGGAGGAACCATTGAAGCAGTTCGCCGGGGAAGGCAAGCCTATACTCGCCACCTGTGCTGGAGCAATACTCCTAGCTAGAGAAGTGGTGGATAGAACGGTGGGTGAGACAGGGCAGTATACCCTAGGGTTAATGGATATAGCCGTGGTGAGGAACGCGTATGGGAGGCAGAGGGACTCATTCATAGCGAGCGTCACATTGAAGGATATCGGCGAGGTTAAAGCAGCATTCATCAGGGCCCCCATAATAGCTAGGGCTTATGGTTCAGCCGAGATAATTGGGTTCCTAGATGATCCAACCCTAGGCAGACACGGTGTCGCAGCACGCCAGGGAAACATGTATGCTGTAACATTCCACCCCGAGATAACAGGCGATATAAAGCTCTACAAACATATCATCCAGCAAGCCGGGAGGTAG
- the pdxS gene encoding pyridoxal 5'-phosphate synthase lyase subunit PdxS: MKLVDAYSLLENMENLLYKLLEYRDRVLEEGSAPGRTVATPLVKYGFVSMLKGGVIMDVTNPEQAGIAEDAGAVGVMVLDKLPYDVRMAGGVARTADVKVIEEVMNTITIPVSAKCRIGHEWEARILEEIGVDLIDESEVLTPVDEKAHIDKWLFKTPFVNGARSLPEALRRIHEGASMIRTKGEPGTGNVAEAVRHMKLVNRDIYVLNGYYRNGDLEAIRIYSRENKVPYELALLTARLGRLPVVNFAAGGVATPADAALMMWLGADGVFVGSGIFKSSDPEARAHAIVLATAYWDDPETVLEAQRMVSEKASMLGLDVRQLKPEELMQVRGE, translated from the coding sequence GTGAAGCTCGTAGACGCCTACAGCCTCCTCGAGAACATGGAGAACCTCCTCTACAAGCTACTTGAGTACAGGGATAGGGTTCTCGAGGAGGGTTCGGCACCCGGGAGAACCGTTGCAACCCCCCTCGTGAAATACGGCTTCGTCTCCATGCTTAAAGGCGGCGTGATAATGGATGTGACGAACCCTGAGCAGGCTGGAATAGCCGAGGATGCTGGTGCAGTCGGCGTCATGGTGCTGGATAAGCTCCCATACGATGTTAGAATGGCTGGCGGAGTAGCTAGGACGGCCGACGTCAAGGTGATCGAGGAGGTGATGAACACTATAACCATTCCTGTCTCAGCTAAATGCAGGATAGGGCATGAATGGGAGGCAAGGATCCTGGAGGAGATAGGCGTCGACCTCATAGATGAAAGCGAGGTTTTAACACCGGTTGATGAGAAGGCCCATATAGATAAATGGTTGTTTAAGACGCCCTTCGTCAACGGTGCGAGAAGCCTCCCTGAAGCACTGAGGAGAATACATGAGGGTGCATCAATGATTAGGACTAAGGGTGAGCCTGGAACGGGAAACGTTGCAGAGGCCGTTAGACACATGAAGCTCGTGAACAGAGACATCTATGTTCTCAACGGCTACTACAGGAACGGGGATTTAGAGGCTATAAGGATCTACTCGAGGGAGAACAAGGTTCCCTACGAGCTAGCCCTCCTCACGGCGAGACTCGGCAGGCTCCCCGTGGTGAACTTTGCGGCGGGAGGCGTCGCTACGCCGGCTGATGCAGCATTGATGATGTGGCTGGGTGCAGACGGGGTCTTCGTGGGCTCCGGCATATTCAAGAGCAGTGATCCGGAGGCGAGGGCCCACGCCATAGTCTTGGCTACAGCCTACTGGGACGACCCTGAGACAGTGCTGGAGGCTCAGAGAATGGTGTCCGAGAAAGCCTCGATGCTCGGCCTGGATGTCAGGCAGCTTAAACCCGAGGAGTTAATGCAGGTGCGCGGTGAGTAG
- a CDS encoding mechanosensitive ion channel family protein: MVNTSWILQAVIDALASIGLGRELALRVFTGLLVLAIGFLLVKVLTRFSAKVLFKLYPRQVTLIVSRLIYYTLLFIVVVTFLGVLGVDVSGLVIAGGFAGLVVGVALQPVLSNVFAGLYIIAEKAVQPGDAVEIGGVSGEVIALSIMFTRIRTWDGVVVTLPNNMLLSSSFKNYSRTVAKRVEVSIPIAYSGDAEMAYSVVREALGKLTYVLVEPAPDIFVSSIVDGGLNLTVRAWVLDKYYYTAIKELPWAITKALKASGIEIQPPRLDIRLKSIPEPRSGNPVESSGLKTR, encoded by the coding sequence ATGGTTAACACATCATGGATCCTTCAGGCAGTGATAGACGCCCTTGCATCAATCGGGCTGGGCAGGGAGCTGGCTCTAAGGGTTTTCACAGGGCTCCTAGTGCTCGCCATAGGGTTCCTCCTAGTCAAGGTTCTAACGAGGTTCTCTGCCAAGGTTCTATTCAAGCTGTACCCTAGGCAGGTAACCCTCATAGTGTCGAGGCTCATATATTACACATTACTCTTCATAGTAGTAGTCACCTTTCTAGGCGTCCTAGGAGTCGACGTATCCGGCCTCGTGATCGCGGGAGGCTTCGCAGGCCTCGTGGTCGGCGTAGCCCTGCAGCCCGTCTTATCAAACGTGTTTGCAGGACTATACATTATCGCTGAGAAAGCCGTTCAGCCAGGCGACGCGGTGGAGATCGGGGGAGTAAGCGGTGAGGTCATAGCTCTATCAATAATGTTTACACGTATACGGACATGGGACGGGGTAGTAGTGACCCTGCCCAACAACATGCTCCTCTCCTCCAGCTTCAAGAACTACAGTAGGACTGTAGCGAAACGCGTGGAGGTTTCAATCCCCATAGCTTACAGCGGGGATGCCGAGATGGCTTACAGCGTGGTGAGGGAAGCCCTAGGGAAACTCACCTATGTACTCGTGGAGCCAGCACCCGACATCTTTGTTTCATCCATAGTTGACGGGGGACTCAACCTCACTGTTAGAGCATGGGTCCTAGACAAATACTACTACACGGCGATAAAGGAGCTCCCCTGGGCCATCACCAAGGCCCTCAAGGCCTCGGGAATAGAGATCCAGCCACCGAGGCTCGACATACGGCTTAAATCAATCCCGGAGCCGAGGTCAGGCAACCCGGTAGAGTCCAGTGGCTTAAAAACAAGGTGA
- a CDS encoding DUF432 domain-containing protein, which produces MYGVGITGRVSLGDSVVEYDPGRGRYRRMRSDGEVEVSLEVFGEHSLVAEPVHSLYVPEFITRHILIELADKSLIPPSSSIAFTVKIPVDLGVFVVGDDYYRLIDVIPLGKYYKYTLYGPHATLEEITGLICRHWRSQLHYEKPVTEPGECILEVEAVNEAEEPLFISKILVDASFTPLFYERGTFNCYAGRVRLTVKGRGRGEVSYPRIQVPPGYVKADAPAELRPPPVPAVMWRTEMMWGL; this is translated from the coding sequence ATGTATGGTGTAGGGATAACGGGCAGGGTGAGCCTCGGCGACAGCGTGGTCGAGTACGACCCGGGGCGTGGCAGGTACCGTAGGATGCGTAGCGATGGAGAAGTAGAGGTGTCGCTGGAAGTATTCGGCGAGCACAGCCTGGTGGCTGAACCAGTCCACTCCCTCTACGTGCCCGAGTTCATCACGAGGCACATTCTCATCGAGCTAGCTGATAAATCACTCATACCGCCCAGCTCCTCGATCGCTTTCACCGTTAAGATCCCCGTGGATCTAGGCGTCTTCGTCGTGGGAGACGACTACTATAGGCTGATAGATGTGATCCCCCTCGGCAAGTACTATAAGTACACGCTCTACGGGCCGCATGCAACGCTTGAAGAGATAACAGGGCTCATATGTAGACACTGGCGGAGCCAGCTACACTATGAGAAGCCTGTTACCGAGCCCGGTGAATGCATCCTTGAGGTTGAAGCAGTGAACGAGGCCGAGGAACCCTTATTCATCTCCAAGATCCTTGTGGACGCTTCATTCACCCCTCTCTTCTATGAGAGGGGCACGTTTAACTGTTACGCTGGCAGGGTGAGGCTCACCGTGAAGGGTAGGGGAAGGGGGGAAGTATCGTATCCCAGGATCCAGGTTCCCCCGGGCTACGTGAAGGCTGATGCACCAGCCGAGCTAAGGCCTCCCCCCGTGCCAGCTGTAATGTGGAGGACGGAGATGATGTGGGGGCTTTGA